The genomic DNA AGCCGTAAATGTCTTAAACAGTTGTAAAGAACCAGAAGCGATCACAAAAGCGATCACACCTGAGTTATAAAGATGTGTAACATATTAAAAAATAAGGTAAAAATGATGTCTGATGACGGGTTTTAAACCCGCCCCGGCAGTTCTGTTGCACTTTTGGATTATAAATGAATGAAAAAAGTATATCTTATCAATTTATTATCAAGGAAAGAAATAATAACATATTTTAAATCGATCTCTGTCCATACCGAAGGGATAAACATTATGGATAAGAAGTCATTGTTTTATATGTTCAAAATAAATGGGCTTACATCACCCGCTGCAAACATTCTAAAACAAGAGGCATTGTCGTCCGGAGCCGAGCTTGCTACATCATGGAGAGTCATAGTTGATTCCCGTGCAAAAACAGATGCATTCCTTATAGGTACACTCAGGCAAATCGATATTATCTCGAAGAAGATAAAGGAACAGCAATTTGGGCTTGCCTCGATTTCAGAGGAGCTTGAACAAGCTATTAAAAACCTTTTAAACAATACAGCACGTTTAAAGTATAAAAACCATTTTTTTAATCTCACAGGCAGACCTGTAATAATGGGTATACTTAATGTTACGCCCGATTCATTTTCGGATGGCGGTCGATTTGCTTTTAAAGATACCGCTGTTAAAAAGGCTTTGGAACTTGTGAAAGAAGGAGCTGATATAATAGATATCGGCGGTGAGTCAACAAGGCCCGGGGCAGGGCCGGTTAATGCAGAAGAAGAGATAAACCGGGTAATCCCTGTTGTAAAAGAATTAAGAAAACATACAAAAACAACTATCTCTATTGATACAATGAAATCAGCGGTTGCACTAAAGGCATTAGAAAACGGAGCTGACATTGTAAACGATGTTAGTGCAATGAGACACGATCCCGCTATGATACATGTTGTTAAAAATTATAGATCAGGCATTGTTCTTATGCATATGAGAGGAACACCAAGAACGATGCAAACTTCAATAAGATATAAAGACGTTTTAGCAGAGGTGTTGTCATTTCTTGATGACAGGATAAAATATGCTATAAATAGCGGTATAGAAAAGGAACGGATCATCATTGATCCCGGTATAGGTTTCGGAAAGGCTTTATCTCATAATCTCTTGCTTCTAAAGAATATACGAACGTTTAAAACACTCGGTGTCCCTGTACTGGTTGGAGTTTCGAGGAAATCATTTATAGGTAAAATTACCGGTGCAGGTGTGGATCAAAGATTGTACGGCTCTTTATCCTCAGCCTTATGGTGTATTACGCAAGGTGTTGATATTATAAGAGTTCATGATATAAAAGAAACCAAACAGGCTATAGATGTTATAAAGGGCATAATGAATGCTTAACGAAAACACATTCAGAATTATTAAAAATATAGCTGATATCCTGATAGTCAGCTATATTATTTATAGATTGCTTATTATGCTGAAAGGCTCAAGAGCAGCACAGGTTATTATCGGGCTTTTTATTATATTTGGAGCCTACCTGATTTCCAATTTTTTTGATCTTACCACTCTGCGCTGGCTTTTAAATAGTTTTTTAAGCTCGATCGTTTTGATTATCATAGTTGTGTTTCAGCAGGATATAAAACGAGCGCTCGCGTACATGGGTAAAGGATATTTTAATATGAGCAATGCGCATGCCCATCAGATTAAACAGGGTATCAACGAAGTATCGGATGCTGTATACGAACTTGCAAAAACAAAGACAGGTGCTTTAATTGTTTTTGAAAAAAATATAGGTATAAAAGAAGTTGTAGAAACGGGGAGGGTCCTTGATGCCATCGTTACAAAAGAACTGCTGCTTACTTTATTTAACACAAACACACCCCTACATGACGGTGCCGCTGTAATAAAGGGTAATAGAATAAAAGCTGCCGGTTGTATGCTGCCATTATCCCAGGATCTTCATTATCATCCTGCTTACGGCACGAGGCATAAAGCAGCTTTTGGATTATCACAGGAGGCAGATGCGGTTATAGTCATTGTATCTGAGGAGAGCGGCAAGGTTTCTGTAGTACATGATTCTGAGATAAAAACAATAGATGAGCAGAAATCGCTTCAGGAAGAGCTTTATAAACTTATGGATGCACCGGTATGAATAAAATTGTAAAATTAATTACCGATAACTTTTCCTATAAATTACTCGCAGTTGTAATAGGGATATTCCTGTGGTTTTATGCTCATGGCGAAAGATCCTCTGAGCTTATTTTGAAAGTACCGGTTGTAATCAATACTGTTCCTGCAGATTATGTTATTGTTAACAGTCCTCCAAAGGATATACAACTATCCGTTTCAGGGCCATCATCATTGATATTTAACTATTTAAATACAAAACCTGCCTATTATATAAATCTGCCCAACAGCGGGCCTGGAACATACACATTCGATGTCTCTCCATCGAGTTTTCACCTGCCGGAAGGAGTAAAACTAAGGACAATATATCCGGAAGATATAACCGTCATGCTTGATCAAACGGTAAGCAAATTAATTAATATAGGTGTTTCAATAACCGGAATACAGGATAAAAGCAATGCAATAAAAAGTATCCGGACAAATCCAAGCAGGGTTGTTATAACTGGGCCGTCAACGATCATCAACAATATAAATGCGGTTATGACTCAGCCAATAAATATAAGCACATTTACAAAGGATACAACCGTAAGCGTCCCGCTTTTGACAGATCAATATAAGATGGTTACGGTTAATCCTCAAATAATATTTGTTACATTTAAAATGCGGTAACCATGAAAAAACTTTTTGGAACGGATGGGGTAAGAGGTAAGGCAAACGAAGAGCCGATGACGGTAGAAACTGTTTTAAAGCTTGGTAAAGCAGCGAGCTTCTTGTTATCCAACGGTAAGCCGCATAGGCGATTTGTCATTGGTAAGGACACAAGGTTATCAGGATACATGTTTGAAATGGCACTGACAGCCGGTATAACTTCAATGGGCGGGGATGTAATACTGACAGGCCCGTTGCCAACACCTGGGATTGCATTTATAACAACGGATACAAAGGCAGATGTTGGTATAGTTATTTCAGCATCGCATAATGCGTATCAGGATAACGGTATAAAATTTTTTGGTTCCGACGGCTACAAGTTAAACAACTCTATTGAAGATGCAATCGAAAAACTTGTTTTATCCGATGAAAATATACACCTATTATCATCTCAGGAAAAGATAGGGAAAGCGTATAGACTTTCCGATTCTATCGGCAGATATATTGTATTTTTAAAACATTCATTTCCGAAAGAGATATCGCTTTCCGGTATACGAATTATTGTGGATTGCGCCAATGGTGCCACATACAAAGTTGCCCCGACCGTATTGCAGGAGCTTGGTGCGAGTGTAATAATGCTCGGGGTTTCACCAAATGGGAAAAACATAAACCATAATAGCGGCTCTATTCATCCTGGAAATATGGCGGAGGCGGTAAAGAAATACAAAGCAGACATCGGCATTGCTTTTGATGGAGATGGTGATAGGGTTATCATGTCTGACGAAAAGGGAACAATCATAAATGGGGATACGATTCTTGCCATTACCGCAATACGATTAAAAAATGAAGGTAAGTTAAAAGGTAATGGCGTTGTCGGCACTGTTATGAGTAATATCGGTCTTGAAATAGCATTAAAACGTGAAGGTATTAATCTCGTAAGAGCGGGTGTAGGGGACAGGTATGTTATTGAGCGTATGTTAAAAGAGGGTTATATCCTTGGAGGTGAACAGTCGGGTCATATAATCTTTATAGAACATAATACAACAGGCGATGGCATTATAACAGCTCTTCAGGTACTTGCGATTATGAGATTTACAGGCAAAAAGCTGTCCGAACTT from Deltaproteobacteria bacterium includes the following:
- the glmM gene encoding phosphoglucosamine mutase translates to MKKLFGTDGVRGKANEEPMTVETVLKLGKAASFLLSNGKPHRRFVIGKDTRLSGYMFEMALTAGITSMGGDVILTGPLPTPGIAFITTDTKADVGIVISASHNAYQDNGIKFFGSDGYKLNNSIEDAIEKLVLSDENIHLLSSQEKIGKAYRLSDSIGRYIVFLKHSFPKEISLSGIRIIVDCANGATYKVAPTVLQELGASVIMLGVSPNGKNINHNSGSIHPGNMAEAVKKYKADIGIAFDGDGDRVIMSDEKGTIINGDTILAITAIRLKNEGKLKGNGVVGTVMSNIGLEIALKREGINLVRAGVGDRYVIERMLKEGYILGGEQSGHIIFIEHNTTGDGIITALQVLAIMRFTGKKLSELASVIEHYPQIIVNVMVKDKPPLNTLNNVSNIIHDVSAKLQDNGRVLVRYSGTEPLARIMIEGMDQHIIQDYASKIEGAIKEAIGA
- the folP gene encoding dihydropteroate synthase, producing MKKVYLINLLSRKEIITYFKSISVHTEGINIMDKKSLFYMFKINGLTSPAANILKQEALSSGAELATSWRVIVDSRAKTDAFLIGTLRQIDIISKKIKEQQFGLASISEELEQAIKNLLNNTARLKYKNHFFNLTGRPVIMGILNVTPDSFSDGGRFAFKDTAVKKALELVKEGADIIDIGGESTRPGAGPVNAEEEINRVIPVVKELRKHTKTTISIDTMKSAVALKALENGADIVNDVSAMRHDPAMIHVVKNYRSGIVLMHMRGTPRTMQTSIRYKDVLAEVLSFLDDRIKYAINSGIEKERIIIDPGIGFGKALSHNLLLLKNIRTFKTLGVPVLVGVSRKSFIGKITGAGVDQRLYGSLSSALWCITQGVDIIRVHDIKETKQAIDVIKGIMNA
- a CDS encoding CdaR family protein, whose product is MNKIVKLITDNFSYKLLAVVIGIFLWFYAHGERSSELILKVPVVINTVPADYVIVNSPPKDIQLSVSGPSSLIFNYLNTKPAYYINLPNSGPGTYTFDVSPSSFHLPEGVKLRTIYPEDITVMLDQTVSKLINIGVSITGIQDKSNAIKSIRTNPSRVVITGPSTIINNINAVMTQPINISTFTKDTTVSVPLLTDQYKMVTVNPQIIFVTFKMR
- the cdaA gene encoding diadenylate cyclase CdaA, which codes for MLNENTFRIIKNIADILIVSYIIYRLLIMLKGSRAAQVIIGLFIIFGAYLISNFFDLTTLRWLLNSFLSSIVLIIIVVFQQDIKRALAYMGKGYFNMSNAHAHQIKQGINEVSDAVYELAKTKTGALIVFEKNIGIKEVVETGRVLDAIVTKELLLTLFNTNTPLHDGAAVIKGNRIKAAGCMLPLSQDLHYHPAYGTRHKAAFGLSQEADAVIVIVSEESGKVSVVHDSEIKTIDEQKSLQEELYKLMDAPV